A stretch of Mastomys coucha isolate ucsf_1 unplaced genomic scaffold, UCSF_Mcou_1 pScaffold3, whole genome shotgun sequence DNA encodes these proteins:
- the LOC116075274 gene encoding pyridoxal kinase-like: MEGECRVLSIQSHVVRGYVGNRAAMFPLQVLGFEVDAVNSVQFSNHTGYAHWKGQVLKSQELHELYEGLKANSVNKYDYVLTGYTRDKSFLAMVVDIVQELKQQNSRLVYG, translated from the exons ATGGAGGGCGAATGCCGGGTGCTCTCCATCCAGAGCCATGTTGTCCGCGGCTACGTGGGCAACAGAGCGGCCATGTTCCCTCTGCAG GTTTTGGGATTTGAGGTTGATGCCGTGAACTCTGTGCAGTTTTCAAACCACACAG GCTATGCTCATTGGAAGGGCCAGGTACTGAAATCCCAGGAACTGCATGAGCTATATGAGGGTCTCAAGGCGAACAGTGTCAATAAGTATGACTACGTGCTCACTG GCTACACGAGAGACAAATCCTTCCTGGCCATGGTGGTGGACATTGTGCAGGAGCTGAAGCAACAGAACTCTCGACTCGTGTACGGTTAG